Proteins co-encoded in one Rhodothermales bacterium genomic window:
- the tuf gene encoding elongation factor Tu (EF-Tu; promotes GTP-dependent binding of aminoacyl-tRNA to the A-site of ribosomes during protein biosynthesis; when the tRNA anticodon matches the mRNA codon, GTP hydrolysis results; the inactive EF-Tu-GDP leaves the ribosome and release of GDP is promoted by elongation factor Ts; many prokaryotes have two copies of the gene encoding EF-Tu), with product QFYFRTTDVTGDIELPEGVEMVMPGDNTQFKVQLIVPVAMEQGLRFAIREGGRTVGAGVVSKIVD from the coding sequence CCCAGTTTTATTTCCGTACGACGGATGTGACGGGGGACATTGAGCTTCCCGAGGGTGTGGAGATGGTGATGCCCGGCGACAACACGCAGTTCAAGGTGCAGTTGATCGTTCCGGTGGCCATGGAGCAAGGATTGCGCTTTGCGATTCGGGAAGGCGGTCGGACCGTCGGGGCCGGCGTCGTCTCCAAAATCGT